From Pagrus major chromosome 2, Pma_NU_1.0, one genomic window encodes:
- the LOC141012895 gene encoding extracellular calcium-sensing receptor-like: MHKAGDVVLGGIFQVHFFSVFPDLSFTSEPQQPTCYGFDVVGFRRVQTMAFAIDEINRNSNLLPNVTLGYSLYDHCVKLGIAFRAGLSSVSGQEEQFILNETCAGTPPVIGIVGDASSTHSIAISSVLGLYRVPMVSHFATCSCLSDRQKFPSFFRTIPSDAFQVQAMIQILKRFGWSWAGLLVSDDDYGLHAARSFQSDLVQSGGGCLAYLEVLPWSNDPDELRRIVDVMKKSTARVVIVFAHESYMINLMEEVVRQNVTGLQWMASEAWTASTVLQTPDFMLYLAGTLGIAIRRGEIPGFREFLLQIRPDLHHNNSYGNSIVSQFWEFTFQCKFTPPPAGWVEAGGPLCTGQENLEDMETELLDVSDLRPEYNVYKAVYALAYALDDMLQCEPGKGPFSGHSCGSLKRLEPWQLVYYLEKVNFTTTFGDQVSFDENGDALAIYDIMNWLWLPDGRTKVQNVGEVKRSASKDEELTIDEDKIFWNFESKKPPHSVCSESCPPGTRMARKKGEPVCCFDCIPCSEGKISNKTDAMGCTSCPEDFWSSPKRDRCVPKKTEFLSYHEPLGIGLTAASLLGTCMCAVILGIFIYHHSTPIVRANNSELSFQLLLSLKLCFLCSLLFIGRPRLWTCQLRHAAFGISFVLCVSCILVKTMVVLAVFKASKPGGGASLKWFGVLQQRGTVIVLTSIQAAVCTAWIVSASPTPHKNSQYYNDKIVYECAVGSTVGFAVLLGYIGLLALLSFLIAFIARNLPDTFNEAKLITFSMLIFCAVWVAFVPAYISSPGKYADAVEIFAILASSFGLLVALFGPKCYIILLRPERNTKKAIMGRGIQT, translated from the exons ATGCACAAGGCTGGAGATGTGGTTCTAGGTGGGATATTTCAGGTccacttcttctctgtgtttcctgACCTTTCTTTTACCTCAGAGCCACAACAGCCTACTTGCTACGG TTTTGATgttgtaggatttaggagggTCCAGACCATGGCATTTGCTATTGATGAGATCAACAGAAACTCCAACCTGCTACCTAATGTGACTCTGGGATACAGTCTTTATGATCACTGTGTCAAACTAGGGATTGCATTTCGTGCAGGATTATCCTCAGTCAGTGGTCAAGAGGAGCAGTTTATATTAAATGAGACCTGTGCAGGAACCCCTCCAGTCATAGGGATTGTGGGTGATGCTTCTTCTACACATTCTATTGCCATCTCCTCTGTCTTAGGTTTGTACAGAGTACCTATG GTGAGTCATTTTGCCACATGTTCCTGTCTGAGTGACCGGCAGAAGTTTCCATCCTTCTTTAGGACGATCCCAAGTGATGCTTTCCAG GTGCAGGCTATGATTCAGATACTGAAGCGTTTTGGCTGGAGTTGGGCAGGTCTGCTGGTCAGTGATGATGACTATGGACTCCACGCTGCTCGATCCTTCCAATCTGACCTGGTTCAGTCTGGTGGAGGTTGTCTTGCCTACTTAGAGGTGTTGCCATGGAGCAATGACCCAGATGAACTAAGGAGGATCGTGGATGTGATGAAGAAATCCACAGCTCGTGTGGTCATTGTGTTTGCACATGAGAGTTATATGATTAACCTCATGGAAGAG GTGGTGAGGCAGAATGTGACAGGCCTGCAGTGGATGGCCAGTGAAGCATGGACAGCTTCTACTGTCCTCCAGACCCCTGACTTCATGCTGTACCTGGCTGGCACACTGGGTATTGCCATCCGTCGAGGAGAAATACCAGGCTTCAGGGAATTCCTCCTACAAATTCGTCCTGACCTGCACCATAACAACAGCTATGGAAATAGCATA GTAAGCCAATTTTGGGAATTCACATTTCAATGTAAATTCACACCACCTCCAGCAGGTTGGGTGGAGGCTGGGGGACCATTATGCACTGGACAGGAAAATCTAGAGGATATGGAGACTGAGTTGTTGGACGTTTCCGATCTCAGGCCAGAGTATAATGTGTACAAGGCTGTGTATGCTCTGGCCTATGCCCTTGATGACATGCTGCAGTGTGAGCCAGGGAAAGGGCCTTTCAGCGGGCACAGTTGTGGCAGTTTGAAAAGACTGGAGCCATGGCAG CTAGTGTATTACTTGGAAAAAGTCAACTTCACTACAACATTTGGTGATCAAGTGTCATTTGATGAGAATGGTGATGCCTTAGCAATCTATGATATCATGAACTGGCTGTGGCTCCCTGATGGAAGAACTAAAGTTCAGAATGTGGGTGAGGTCAAGAGGTCGGCTTCCAAAGATGAAGAACTCACAAttgatgaagacaaaatctTCTGGAACTTTGAATCAAAAAAG CCACCCCActcagtgtgcagtgaaagcTGTCCTCCAGGTACCCGCATGGCCAGAAAGAAAGGGGAACCAGTGTGCTGTTTTGACTGCATCCCTTGTTCTGAGGGGAAGATCAGCAATAAAACTG ACGCCATGGGGTGCACTAGCTGTCCTGAGGACTTCTGGTCCAGCCCCAAGCGTGACCGCTGTGTTCCTAAGAAAACAGAGTTCCTCTCCTACCATGAGCCTCTGGGTATCGGCTTGACAGCTGCCTCCTTGCTGGgcacatgtatgtgtgctgtCATCCTGGGCATCTTTATTTATCATCACAGCACACCTATAGTACGTGCCAACAATTCAGAGCTGAGTTTCCAGTTACTGCTGTCTCTTAAgttatgtttcctgtgttcacTGCTGTTTATCGGTCGTCCGAGATTGTGGACATGTCAGCTGAGACATGCAGCGTTTGGGATcagctttgtgctttgtgtctcaTGTATTCTGGTAAAAACCATGGTGGTTCTGGCTGTGTTCAAGGCCTCCAAACCAGGAGGGGGAGCCAGCCTGAAGTGGTTTGGTGTTTTGCAGCAGAGAGGGACAGTTATTGTTCTCACTTCCATTCAGGCAGCAGTCTGCACTGCCTGGATTGTATCTGCCTCCCCAACTCCTCATAAAAACTCTCAATACTACAATGATAAGATTGTTTATGAGTGTGCAGTTGGGTCCACAGTTGGTTTTGCAGTGTTACTGGGCTACATTGGCTTATTGGCTTTACTCAGTTTTCTAATTGCATTTATAGCAAGGAATCTTCCAGATACTTTCAATGAGGCCAAACTTATCACCTTTAGCATGCTGATCTTCTGTGCTGTATGGGTGGCCTTTGTCCCTGCTTATATCAGCTCACCAGGCAAATATGCAGATGCAGTGGAGATATTTGCCATCTTGGCCTCCAGTTTTGGTCTCTTGGTGGCACTGTTTGGACCCAAATGTTACATAATCCTGCTGAGACCAGAGAGGAACACAAAGAAAGCAATCATGGGTCGGGGAATCCAGACCTAG
- the LOC141012889 gene encoding extracellular calcium-sensing receptor-like → MHKAGDVVLGGLFEINFFSFFPDLSFTSEPQQPTCYGFDIPGFRAAMTMTFAIDEINRKANLLPNVTLGYSLYDNCYKLGIGFRAAMSLVSGQEEQFILDKTCVGTPPVIGIVGDSSSTSSIAISSVLGSYRVPMVSYFATCSCLSDRQKFPSFFRTISSDAFQVRAMIQILNHFGWTWAGLLVSDDDYGLHAAQSFQSDFVQSGGGCLAYVEILPWENDRAELRKIVDVMKKSTARVVIVFAHESHMINLMEEVVRQNVTGLQWIASEAWTAAAVFQTPHLIPYLAGTLGIAIRRGEIPGLREFLLRIRPDLNHNNSYGNSMVKLFWEYTFQCRFAPPPAGWVEAGGALCTGQENLEDVETELLDISNLRPEYNVYKAVYALAYALDDMLQCEPGRGPFNGHSCGNLQRLEPWKLVYYLQKVNFTTPYGDQVSFDENGDALPIYDVMNWLQLPDGRTEVQNVGEVKRSASKGEELTIDEDKIFWNFESKKPPRSVCSESCPPGTRMARKKGEPVCCFDCIPCSEGKISNETDSMKCTSCPEDFWSSPQRDHCIPKKTEFLSYHEPLGICLTATSLLGTCMCTVVLGIFIYHRRTPIVRANNSELSFQLLLSLKLCFLCSLLFIGRPRLWTCQLRHAAFGISFVLCVSCILVKTMVVLAVFKASKPGGGASLKWFGVLQQRGTVIVLTSIQAAICTTWLVSASPTPHKNTQYNNDKIVFECAVGSTVGFAVLLGYIGSLASLSFLIAFIARNLPDTFNEAKLITFSMLIFCAVWVAFVPAYVSSPGKYADAVEIFAILASSFGLLLALFGPKCYIILLRPEMNTRKAIMGREIQT, encoded by the exons ATGCACAAAGCTGGAGATGTGGTTCTAGGTGGGCTGTTTGAGATcaacttcttttctttctttcctgaCCTGTCTTTTACCTCAGAGCCACAACAGCCTACCTGCTATGG ttttgacATTCCAGGGTTCAGGGCTGCCATGACTATGACCTTTGCAATTGATGAGATCAACAGAAAAGCCAACCTGCTACCTAATGTGACTCTGGGATACAGTCTTTATGATAACTGCTACAAACTAGGGATTGGATTTCGTGCAGCAATGTCCCTCGTCAGTGGTCAAGAGGAGCAGTTTATATTAGACAAGACCTGTGTGGGAACCCCTCCAGTCATAGGGATTGTGGGTGATTCTTCTTCTACAAGTTCTATTGCCATTTCCTCTGTCTTAGGTTCATACAGAGTACCTATG GTGAGTTATTTTGCCACATGTTCCTGTCTGAGTGACCGGCAGAAGTTCCCATCCTTCTTTAGGACGATCTCAAGTGATGCTTTCCAG GTGCGTGCTATGATTCAGATTCTAAACCACTTTGGCTGGACTTGGGCAGGTCTGCTGGTCAGTGATGATGACTATGGACTCCACGCTGCTCAATCCTTCCAATCTGACTTTGTTCAGTCTGGTGGAGGTTGTCTGGCCTACGTTGAGATCTTACCCTGGGAAAATGACCGAGCTGAACTAAGGAAGATTGTGGATGTAATGAAGAAATCCACAGCTCGTGTGGTCATTGTGTTTGCACATGAGAGTCACATGATCAACCTCATGGAAGAG GTGGTGAGGCAGAATGTGACAGGTCTGCAGTGGATTGCCAGTGAAGCTTggacagcagctgctgtgtttcagacCCCCCACCTCATACCATACCTGGCTGGCACACTGGGCATTGCCATCCGTCGAGGAGAAATACCAGGGCTTAGGGAATTCCTGCTACGAATACGTCCTGACctaaaccacaacaacagctatgGAAATAGCATG GTGAAACTGTTTTGGGAATACACATTTCAGTGTAGATTTGCACCACCTCCAGCAGGCTGGGTGGAGGCTGGGGGAGCATTATGTACTGGACAGGAAAATCTAGAGGATGTGGAGACTGAGTTGTTGGACATTTCCAATCTCAGGCCAGAGTATAATGTGTACAAGGCTGTGTATGCTCTGGCATATGCCCTTGATGACATGCTGCAGTGTGAGCCAGGGAGAGGGCCTTTCAACGGGCACAGCTGTGGCAATTTACAAAGACTGGAGCCATGGAAG TTAGTGTATTACTTgcaaaaggtcaacttcaccaCACCATATGGTGATCAAGTGTCATTTGATGAAAATGGTGATGCCTTACCAATCTATGATGTCATGAACTGGCTGCAGCTCCCTGATGGAAGAACTGAAGTTCAGAATGTGGGTGAGGTCAAGAGGTCGGCTTCCAAAGGTGAAGAACTCACAAttgatgaagacaaaatctTCTGGAACTTTGAATCAAAAAAG CCACCCCGctcagtgtgcagtgaaagcTGTCCTCCAGGTACCCGCATGGCCAGAAAGAAAGGAGAGcctgtgtgctgttttgactGCATCCCTTGCTCTGAGGGGAAGATCAGTAATGAGACTG ACTCCATGAAGTGCACCAGCTGTCCTGAGGACTTCTGGTCCAGCCCCCAGCGTGACCACTGTATTCCTAAGAAAACAGAGTTTCTCTCCTACCATGAGCCTCTGGGTATCTGTTTGACAGCAACCTCATTGCTTGGCACATGTATGTGTACTGTTGTCCTGGGCATCTTTATCTATCATCGCAGAACACCCATAGTACGTGCCAACAATTCAGAACTGAGTTTCCAGTTACTGCTGTCCCTTAAgttatgtttcctgtgttcactgctgtttattGGTCGTCCCAGACTGTGGACATGTCAGCTGAGACATGCAGCATTTGGGATcagctttgtgctttgtgtctcaTGTATTTTGGTAAAAACCATGGTGGTTCTAGCAGTGTTCAAGGCCTCCAAGCCAGGAGGGGGAGCCAGCCTGAAGTGGTTCGGTGTTTTGCAGCAGAGAGGGACAGTTATTGTTCTCACTTCTATTCAGGCAGCAATCTGCACTACCTGGCTTGTATCTGCCTCCCCAACTcctcataaaaacactcaatacaACAATGATAAGATAGTTTTTGAGTGTGCAGTTGGGTCCACAGTTGGTTTCGCTGTGTTACTGGGCTATATTGGCTCATTGGCTTCCCTCAGTTTTCTGATTGCATTCATAGCAAGGAATCTTCCAGATACTTTCAATGAGGCCAAACTCATCACTTTCAGCATGCTGATCTTCTGTGCTGTATGGGTGGCCTTTGTCCCTGCTTATGTCAGCTCACCAGGCAAATATGCAGATGCAGTGGAGATATTTGCCATCTTGGCCTCCAGTTTTGGTCTCTTGCTGGCACTGTTTGGACCCAAATGTTACATAATCCTGCTGAGACCAGAGATGAATACAAGGAAAGCGATCATGGGTCGGGAAATCCAAACATAA